The following are from one region of the Salvia hispanica cultivar TCC Black 2014 chromosome 1, UniMelb_Shisp_WGS_1.0, whole genome shotgun sequence genome:
- the LOC125201829 gene encoding uncharacterized protein LOC125201829: protein MSATSIHISALDGIVNVNSLFTLAVFIGLAWNPTDPSNSLVDPAAGCPASPRVAEDLVAFHVYSFSCFLFSSLVALGLKQATRLVRPGPHHHEHRHFWDLDLARVNKTALRVGYAVSAVGSVAGSVFLMLALVNVVQIKLGLLGCGGGHAYAAVVPLVTFVPAGLLIYVGFVFYAFTR from the coding sequence ATGTCGGCCACCAGCATCCACATCTCGGCCCTGGACGGCATCGTGAACGTCAACTCCCTCTTCACCCTGGCCGTCTTCATCGGGCTGGCCTGGAACCCGACCGACCCGAGCAACAGCCTCGTCGACCCGGCCGCGGGCTGCCCCGCCAGCCCGCGGGTCGCCGAGGACCTCGTGGCCTTCCACGTCTACTCCTTCAGCTGCTTCCTCTTCTCCAGCCTCGTCGCGCTCGGCCTCAAGCAGGCCACCCGCCTCGTCCGCCCCGGGCCCCACCACCACGAGCACCGACATTTCTGGGACCTCGATCTCGCCCGGGTCAACAAGACCGCGCTCCGGGTCGGGTACGCCGTGTCCGCGGTCGGGTCGGTAGCCGGGTCGGTCTTCCTCATGCTGGCGCTGGTCAACGTGGTGCAGATCAAGCTCGGGCTGCTCGGATGCGGCGGCGGGCACGCCTATGCGGCGGTGGTGCCGCTCGTGACGTTTGTGCCGGCGGGGCTGCTGATCTATGTCGGTTTCGTGTTCTATGCTTTTACGcgttga